One Aquarana catesbeiana isolate 2022-GZ linkage group LG06, ASM4218655v1, whole genome shotgun sequence genomic region harbors:
- the LOC141146604 gene encoding uncharacterized protein isoform X1 encodes MSHSGTSSYKTLSRASSSKSSVTNAASIARSKAEAAKARAAFADQELQMKKEKARLDAEKMRQEQEREKESVRLEQEREKERVHLEQEREKERVCMEQKRVQERVHMEQEREQERVCMEQEREQERVCMEQEREQERVHMEQEREKERIRLEEELTQQEASLKLQQAILEANMEKLAVERDAAAAIAEAEALEAAVYDEPRVGSSIPGLEEDQQDSSQRTSDYVYQHWNPSSIPQQEIKYDASESHQIKQQQDDLGPQRYKQEKSDRVPDFPVPTKPSTPQGTQPSYKHQTPVFTPKVYATSGYELPTLCKLEPSAPKEETSTRYAFTPHHNTSAAYPNANQATVDFAKFLAKRELVTQGLVKCSDRPQHYRAWRFPFQSVIQGLDLSCREQIELLVKWLGNDSAEHAKRIRDININHPEIGLTNIWNRLDRCYGSPEAIESTLFKRIEDFPKIPSRGNQRLREFSDLYMELQVAKAEGDLPGLSYLESARGINSLAQKFPYELHERWITHGCNYKRKHNVPFPPFSEFVEFVDRQVGMKDDPSFIFPVSYTTSGPKQLRAPVAVHKTNISSHGFAESKPEDQDSDPTKFCPLHKMPHPLLEYRAFRTKTIQDRKAFLKENNICYKCCSSSTHFTNDCKVSVKCTECDSTEQNTAKACSKNFPTCS; translated from the coding sequence atgtctcacagtgggacatcttcttacaaaacacttTCACGAGccagctcatctaagtcatctgtcacaaatgcagcaagtatcgcccgttcaaaagctgaagcagcaaaagccagggctgcattcgcagaccaagagttgcagatgaaaaaagaaaaggcccgccttgatgcagaaaagatgagacaggaacaagagagagagaaggaaagcgTACGcttagagcaagagagagagaaggaaagagtacacttagagcaagagagagagaaggaaagagtatgcATGGAACAAAAGAGAgtgcaagaaagagtacacatggaacaagagagagagcaagaaagagtatgcatggaacaagagagagagcaagaaagagtatgcatggaacaagagagagaacaagaaagagtacacatggaacaagagagagagaaggaaagaatacgcctggaagaagagctaacccagcaggaagcatctctgaaattgcagcaagctatcttagaagctaacatggagaagctggcagtagaaagagacgctgccgccgccattgcagaagcagaagctttagaagcagccgtctacgatgagccaagagtaggcagcagcataccgggtctagaagaggaccaacaagattcttcgcaacgcacgtcagattatgtctaccagcactggaacccaagcagcatcccacaacaagaaattaaatatgacgccagtgagtcacatcaaataaagcaacaacaagatgacctgggaccccagcgctacaagcaagaaaaatctgacagagttccagactttccagttccaaccaaaccttctactccacaaggtacccagccttcatacaagcatcaaacaccagtcttcactccaaaggtgtatgcaacgagcggGTACGAACTGCCAACGTTATGCAAGCTTGAACCAAGCGCACCTAAAGAGGAGACttctaccaggtatgcctttacaccgcaccacaatacatcagcagcctaccccaatgccaatcaagctactgtagactttgccaagttcctggccaaaagagagttagttacccaaggacttgtcaaatgtagtgatcgccctcaacactacagggcgtggcgattccctttccagagtgtcattcaaggtctagatctatcctgtagggaacagatagaactcctcgtaaagtggcttggcaatgattctgctgaacatgccaaaaggatcagagacattaatataaaccaccctgagataggccttacaaacatctggaacagactggatagatgttatggctcaccagaagctatagagagtacactatttaaaaggatagaagacttcccaaaaatacctagcagaggtaaccaaagactcagagaattcagtgacctgtatatggagttacaagttgctaaagcagaaggagacttacctggcctttcttatcttgaatctgctagaggtattaactccttagcacaaaaatttccttatgagttacatgaaagatggattactcatggctgtaactacaaacgaaaacacaatgtgccttttcctccctttagtgagtttgtggaatttGTAGACAGACAAgtaggaatgaaagatgacccaagcttcatttttccagtgtcttataccacttctggccctaaacaactcagagctccagtagcagtgcacaaaactaacatttcttcccacggATTTGCAGAGTCtaagccagaggatcaagacagcgaccctactaagttctgccctctacataagatgccacatccacTTCTGGAAtacagagccttcaggacaaagaccatccaggatcgcaaagctttcctcaaagagaacaacatctgttacaagtgctgctcttcgtccacacatttcaccaatgactgtaaggtcagtgtcaaatgtacagaatgtgacagcacagagcaaaACACAGCCAAGGCCtgctccaagaactttcccacctgttcatag